One window of the Natrinema sp. CBA1119 genome contains the following:
- a CDS encoding cobalt-precorrin-7 (C(5))-methyltransferase encodes MSGEYDLDAGPDPATFAAGATESDIDEAADDPVYAVGVGPGNQEYLTPRGERAIREADVVVGFATVVEFVEELTDADLLTCGYKDEAEALEAFGERVAAGESGTAVAMGDPNHSGYQFVGKVQDAVERSSTSPDSQARQDTVERHDSEISVRVIPGISSIQMAASRARTPMEDTEFVTLHKSGDLEADMDRLAAAATVDDRHLLVLPRPYDRMPGDIAKFLLEEGAEPDLEALVLEKLTHEGEQIHRFTLGELAEHAGGNGKDDTPFSDLVVLAVRQPV; translated from the coding sequence ATGAGCGGCGAGTACGATCTCGATGCTGGCCCGGATCCGGCGACGTTTGCGGCGGGAGCGACGGAGTCAGATATCGACGAAGCGGCCGACGACCCGGTCTACGCCGTCGGCGTCGGCCCTGGCAATCAGGAGTATCTCACCCCCCGCGGCGAGCGCGCGATCCGCGAGGCCGACGTCGTCGTCGGCTTCGCGACCGTCGTCGAGTTCGTTGAGGAACTGACCGACGCCGACCTGCTGACCTGCGGGTACAAGGACGAGGCCGAAGCCCTCGAGGCGTTCGGCGAGCGCGTCGCCGCCGGCGAGTCGGGGACCGCGGTCGCGATGGGCGATCCGAACCACTCGGGCTACCAGTTCGTCGGGAAGGTCCAGGACGCCGTGGAACGCAGTTCCACGAGCCCTGACTCGCAAGCTCGTCAGGATACGGTGGAACGCCACGATTCCGAAATTTCGGTTCGCGTCATTCCCGGTATCTCCTCGATCCAGATGGCCGCCAGCCGCGCCCGGACGCCGATGGAGGACACCGAGTTCGTCACGCTGCACAAGAGCGGCGACCTCGAGGCGGACATGGACCGACTCGCCGCCGCAGCGACGGTCGACGACCGGCACCTGCTCGTGCTCCCCCGGCCGTACGACCGGATGCCCGGCGATATCGCGAAATTTCTGCTCGAGGAGGGTGCTGAGCCCGACCTCGAGGCGCTGGTGCTCGAGAAGCTGACCCACGAGGGCGAACAGATCCACCGGTTCACGCTCGGTGAACTGGCAGAACACGCCGGGGGGAACGGGAAAGACGACACGCCGTTTTCGGATCTGGTTGTGCTCGCGGTGCGACAGCCGGTATAA
- a CDS encoding precorrin-8X methylmutase — MSDQQQEFENEYADLGATTQNAMDIAETSMDIVRQFVPDETLADRIRQKSVHSMGDIEFQHLIEFTGSDELGDDEDAPVRAGARAVLDEATIVTDITMSKAGITGRGHNCEKRKAIGNGAELAKETGMTRTAASVLELDKQGVYDGAIATIGNAPTAAFALADCIEDGTRPAAIVATPVGFVKAEESRQRIREVSEEYDVPAITNVGRRGGSGLAAALTNELIHVAKDVRTDEIDLELDAETRAADGRNR, encoded by the coding sequence ATGAGTGACCAGCAACAGGAGTTCGAAAACGAGTACGCCGATCTGGGTGCAACGACGCAGAACGCGATGGACATCGCGGAGACGAGCATGGACATCGTCCGGCAGTTCGTGCCGGACGAGACGCTGGCCGACCGAATCCGACAGAAGTCGGTTCACTCGATGGGCGACATCGAGTTTCAGCACTTGATCGAGTTCACCGGCAGCGACGAACTCGGCGACGACGAGGACGCGCCAGTCCGGGCCGGCGCTCGAGCCGTGCTCGACGAGGCGACCATCGTCACCGACATCACGATGTCGAAGGCCGGCATCACCGGTCGCGGCCACAACTGCGAGAAGCGGAAAGCGATCGGGAACGGTGCGGAACTGGCGAAGGAGACCGGAATGACCCGGACCGCGGCCTCGGTGCTCGAGCTCGATAAGCAGGGCGTCTACGACGGCGCGATCGCGACGATCGGCAACGCGCCGACGGCCGCCTTCGCGCTGGCGGACTGCATCGAGGACGGTACTCGACCGGCCGCCATCGTCGCGACCCCCGTCGGCTTCGTCAAGGCAGAAGAGAGTCGCCAGCGCATCCGCGAAGTCAGCGAAGAATACGATGTGCCGGCGATCACCAACGTCGGCCGCCGCGGCGGCAGCGGACTGGCGGCGGCGCTGACGAACGAACTGATTCACGTCGCGAAAGACGTCCGGACCGACGAAATCGACCTCGAGCTCGACGCCGAAACGCGAGCCGCGGACGGCCGGAACCGATGA
- the cobN gene encoding cobaltochelatase subunit CobN gives MARIGIYTATENELGSIGRAAQRLEGVELVVRSESDLDEEADVEEFVEELRDAAAAVFWLHGAEDSMPGYDYATGALEEAGVPLIVKATGDAFAVEDTTVSAAHRDRVYDYLEKGGTINTANLCRFLAAEYEGRDVEYDEPTELPTEGVYHPDHPGIEYEDLLATHDPEKPTVAVWFYESHWTHENTRYVDAQVRALEEQGANALPIFCNPATDTDEQEDAEWVTDNWLIDGEASETPREGGGTVDGQSTVDAVLSSFMFSLSMDERGRSADDEGSSAEDVFLDRLGVPVLQTVTTMRSRSRYESSDTGVMGFELALSVALPEFDGNVITHPISGKERTDDEAGIGSAPKHHFPIEDRIDHATRLAVNWAELRHTPNEDKQVAVVLHNYPPSDDGIGTAFGLDSPESTVNLLEELDERGYDLGDEMPDSGQSLVEKLTAQLTLEDRWVAPEDVRDLSVDVVSPDTYEQWFADADERFQENIVEEWGEVPDRPFAIPGVEFGNVLVTVQPPRGFGMDPSKVYHDSNLQPPHDYYAFYGWLRNSFETDAVVHLGTHGSLEWLPGKTVGLNGESAPDQLIDDIPNVYPYIVNNPGEGTQAKRRSYAAIVDYLTPVMRNAGTYDELSELEELANQYREAGMEDARADDGQHLEDLMREKVEELDLAVELGITGTIDEKADVRGPDEAGSSLAEGDVSGDEVDIDELVERIHEYLTDVKTTQIRLGLHTMSEPPEDERLTEYLVALTRLENPGAPSLRESVAGALGVEYQTMLDSPGEYAEDLGMTYAEAADVVYETSVDLIETLAEHDFDIPVSGREADPEDEVNVNLLIVDLETIGDGRAKSGAHNDLRKALAYICEEAQPRVQGAEDEIPRTADALSGEYVQPGGSGAPTRGGVDLLPTARNFYTLDPRKVPAKAAWQVGSEVAEGVLERHHGENDEYPEEIGVVAWGTPTVRTRGETIAQVLAMMGVEPQWTDAGRIDDVEPIPLEELDRPRVDVTTRVSGLFRDAFPAAAGVIHDAVDAVVDLDEPLEMNYVKKHVEEEAEELQDQEDLDESDARKAAKHRVFTTRPGGYGAGTNKAVDEGNWDDRSDLAEVYVQWGGYAMGSRGRVSDAHASFERRLSSVDATVKIEDTMEQDEFDSSDWYAFHGGFISAVSEISGEEPASYVGDSSDPDNVDVYTNEEKVRKAMRSRVLNPDWLESMEEHGYKGAGDLSTTVDVTLGWDATTGVVSDTLWEEVAEKFAFDEDRQEWMRDVNPWALESITDTLLEAIERDLWDADDETIDRLRDLNLEVEGDLEARTTNEGVGAEVSTDD, from the coding sequence ATGGCACGGATCGGGATCTACACTGCGACGGAGAACGAACTCGGCTCGATCGGCCGGGCCGCACAGCGCCTCGAGGGGGTCGAGCTGGTCGTCCGGTCGGAGAGCGACCTCGACGAGGAGGCCGACGTCGAGGAGTTCGTCGAGGAATTGCGCGACGCCGCGGCGGCCGTCTTCTGGCTGCACGGGGCCGAAGACAGCATGCCGGGCTACGATTACGCGACGGGCGCCCTCGAGGAGGCGGGCGTCCCGCTGATCGTCAAGGCGACCGGCGACGCTTTCGCCGTCGAGGACACGACGGTTTCGGCGGCCCACCGAGACCGTGTCTACGACTACCTCGAGAAGGGTGGGACGATCAACACCGCAAACCTGTGTCGGTTCCTCGCCGCCGAGTACGAGGGTCGCGACGTCGAATACGACGAGCCGACGGAACTCCCCACCGAGGGCGTCTACCACCCGGATCATCCGGGGATCGAGTACGAGGACCTGCTCGCGACGCACGATCCCGAGAAGCCGACCGTCGCGGTCTGGTTCTACGAGTCCCATTGGACCCACGAGAACACCCGGTACGTGGACGCGCAGGTCCGGGCACTCGAGGAACAGGGTGCCAACGCCCTGCCGATTTTCTGTAACCCGGCGACCGATACGGACGAACAGGAAGACGCCGAGTGGGTGACGGACAACTGGCTGATCGACGGCGAGGCGTCGGAGACGCCTCGAGAAGGCGGTGGAACCGTCGACGGACAGTCCACCGTCGACGCCGTGCTCTCCTCGTTCATGTTCTCCCTCTCGATGGACGAGCGCGGCCGCAGCGCCGACGACGAAGGGAGTTCCGCGGAGGATGTCTTCCTCGATCGTCTCGGGGTTCCCGTTCTGCAGACGGTCACCACGATGCGCTCGCGCTCGCGGTACGAATCCAGCGACACGGGCGTGATGGGCTTCGAACTCGCCCTCTCCGTGGCGCTGCCGGAGTTCGACGGGAACGTGATCACGCACCCCATCTCGGGGAAGGAGCGCACCGACGACGAGGCCGGGATCGGCTCCGCGCCGAAACATCACTTCCCGATCGAGGACCGGATCGATCACGCGACGCGGCTCGCGGTCAACTGGGCCGAGTTACGGCATACGCCCAACGAGGACAAACAGGTCGCCGTCGTCCTCCACAACTACCCGCCGAGCGACGACGGGATCGGGACCGCGTTCGGCCTCGATTCGCCGGAGTCGACGGTCAATCTACTCGAGGAACTAGATGAGCGTGGGTACGACCTCGGCGATGAAATGCCCGACAGCGGGCAGTCGCTGGTGGAGAAGCTGACCGCACAGCTCACGCTCGAGGACCGCTGGGTCGCACCGGAGGACGTCCGCGACCTCTCGGTCGACGTCGTTTCACCGGACACGTACGAGCAGTGGTTCGCCGACGCCGACGAGCGCTTTCAGGAGAATATCGTCGAAGAGTGGGGCGAGGTCCCCGACCGCCCGTTCGCGATTCCGGGCGTCGAGTTCGGGAACGTGCTGGTCACCGTCCAGCCCCCGCGCGGGTTCGGGATGGATCCCTCGAAGGTCTACCACGACTCGAACCTGCAGCCCCCACACGACTACTACGCCTTCTACGGCTGGCTGCGCAACAGCTTCGAGACCGACGCGGTCGTCCATCTGGGGACCCATGGCAGCCTCGAGTGGCTCCCGGGCAAGACCGTCGGTCTGAACGGCGAGAGCGCACCGGATCAGCTGATCGACGACATCCCGAACGTCTACCCGTACATCGTCAATAACCCCGGCGAGGGGACCCAGGCCAAGCGCCGCTCCTACGCCGCGATCGTCGACTATCTGACGCCCGTCATGCGGAACGCGGGCACCTACGACGAGTTATCCGAACTCGAGGAACTCGCCAACCAGTACCGCGAGGCCGGGATGGAGGACGCCCGCGCCGACGACGGCCAGCACCTCGAGGACCTCATGCGCGAGAAAGTCGAGGAACTCGACCTCGCCGTCGAGTTGGGTATTACCGGGACGATCGACGAGAAGGCCGACGTTCGCGGGCCCGACGAGGCCGGCTCGAGCCTCGCTGAAGGCGACGTGTCGGGCGATGAGGTCGACATCGACGAACTGGTCGAACGAATCCACGAATACCTCACGGACGTGAAGACGACGCAGATCCGGCTCGGGCTGCATACGATGTCAGAACCGCCGGAGGATGAACGTCTCACCGAGTATCTGGTCGCCCTGACGCGACTCGAGAACCCCGGCGCACCGAGCCTTCGCGAGAGCGTCGCCGGTGCGCTCGGCGTCGAGTATCAGACGATGCTCGACTCGCCCGGCGAGTACGCCGAGGATCTCGGGATGACCTACGCCGAGGCCGCGGACGTCGTCTACGAGACCAGCGTCGACCTGATCGAAACGCTCGCGGAACACGACTTCGACATCCCGGTCTCGGGGCGCGAGGCCGATCCAGAGGACGAGGTGAACGTCAATCTCCTGATCGTCGACCTCGAGACGATCGGCGACGGACGCGCGAAGTCGGGGGCCCACAACGACCTGCGGAAGGCCCTCGCCTACATCTGCGAGGAGGCCCAGCCCCGCGTACAGGGGGCCGAAGACGAGATCCCCAGAACCGCGGACGCCCTCTCGGGCGAGTACGTGCAGCCGGGGGGCTCCGGCGCGCCGACCCGTGGTGGCGTCGACCTGCTGCCGACCGCGCGGAACTTCTACACGCTCGACCCGCGCAAGGTGCCGGCCAAGGCAGCCTGGCAGGTCGGGAGCGAAGTCGCGGAAGGGGTGCTCGAGCGCCACCACGGCGAAAACGACGAGTACCCCGAGGAGATCGGCGTGGTCGCCTGGGGAACGCCGACCGTTCGCACTCGCGGCGAGACCATCGCCCAGGTGCTGGCCATGATGGGCGTCGAACCGCAGTGGACCGACGCCGGGCGGATCGACGATGTCGAACCGATCCCGCTCGAGGAACTGGACCGACCCCGCGTCGACGTGACGACGCGCGTCTCCGGCCTCTTTCGGGATGCGTTCCCGGCCGCGGCGGGCGTCATCCACGACGCCGTCGACGCCGTGGTCGACCTCGACGAGCCCCTCGAGATGAACTACGTCAAAAAGCACGTCGAGGAGGAGGCCGAAGAACTGCAGGACCAGGAGGACCTCGACGAATCAGATGCACGAAAAGCGGCGAAGCACCGCGTGTTCACGACTCGGCCCGGCGGCTACGGTGCCGGGACGAACAAGGCCGTCGACGAGGGAAACTGGGACGACCGCTCGGACCTCGCCGAGGTGTACGTCCAGTGGGGCGGCTACGCGATGGGCTCGCGCGGTCGGGTTTCCGACGCCCACGCGTCCTTCGAGCGTCGCCTCTCGAGCGTCGACGCGACGGTCAAGATCGAGGACACGATGGAGCAAGACGAGTTCGACTCCTCGGACTGGTACGCCTTCCACGGCGGCTTCATCTCCGCCGTGAGCGAGATTTCCGGCGAGGAGCCCGCCTCCTACGTCGGCGACTCCTCGGACCCGGACAACGTCGACGTCTACACGAACGAGGAAAAGGTCCGCAAGGCGATGCGCTCGCGCGTGCTCAACCCCGACTGGCTCGAGTCCATGGAGGAACACGGCTACAAGGGCGCGGGCGACCTCTCGACGACGGTCGATGTGACGCTGGGCTGGGACGCGACAACCGGCGTCGTCTCGGACACGCTGTGGGAGGAGGTCGCCGAGAAGTTCGCCTTCGACGAGGATCGCCAGGAGTGGATGCGCGACGTGAACCCGTGGGCGCTCGAGTCCATTACGGACACCCTTCTCGAGGCCATCGAGCGTGACCTCTGGGACGCCGACGACGAGACGATCGATCGGCTTCGAGACCTGAACCTCGAGGTGGAAGGCGACCTCGAGGCGCGGACGACAAACGAGGGCGTCGGTGCGGAGGTGTCGACCGATGACTGA
- a CDS encoding VWA domain-containing protein — protein sequence MVANAGGKKLSSLPFPAIVGQDDLKRVLLTVAANDGLDGALIVGEKGTAKSTAVRALVDLLPEQRAVTDCPYGCSPDDPDLQCDECRERDSNDLPIETRPVPLVTLPLGATRDRVVGTLSVEDALAGEADFDPGLLARANRGILYVDEVNLLDDHLVDVILDSAASGVNTVERDGISVSHPASFTLIGTMNPEEGELRPQLRDRFALQTTVEGCREIDDRVEIIDRALEADGGAGGAPGPRTEYADEVETLRDDLAAARDRLSSVDLPPDFKAEIAELCLEAGVDGHRGDVATARTAMTLAALEGRETVIEPDIHEAATYALPHRLRSTPFEDEPELDDLLEDRFDEGSPDEGEGDSESDADDGDSEDGADGTDEETESEPGDGDERGDGGEGDGGADGDGESDEEGSDGDESGTGEDSSPERRPDDGERPASANQSPAEAGDGESDDDSSEQDSESDESSEDGGDDGDDETAQPLVPGQQRAGVGEARAPDLETPTAERGGSATATGSRASTAPSTDNRGARVRTEPASGEGAIDAAASVRSAASRGESRIEERDLRQFVRTGETSVTIVFAVDASASMRPAMRTAKGVVLELLRDSYEHRDQVSFVAFAGEDADVLLPPTDSVSLAARHLKDLPSGDRTPLPAGLETSRRVLERADTDASVVVLVTDGRANVADGSPTEATRTAARALAAGDTRVIVVDAGDDSRAGLSALVASETDGELVDLATLSADAVRTAAERAADETER from the coding sequence ATGGTTGCAAACGCCGGGGGCAAAAAGCTGTCGTCACTCCCCTTTCCGGCGATCGTCGGACAGGACGATCTGAAACGCGTGCTGCTGACTGTCGCGGCCAACGACGGCCTCGACGGGGCCCTGATCGTCGGCGAGAAGGGAACCGCGAAGTCGACCGCCGTTCGAGCGCTCGTGGATCTCCTCCCCGAGCAGCGGGCCGTCACCGACTGTCCGTACGGCTGTTCGCCCGACGACCCCGATCTGCAGTGCGATGAGTGCCGCGAACGCGACTCCAACGACCTACCGATCGAGACGCGACCGGTCCCGCTCGTCACCCTCCCGCTGGGCGCGACTCGAGACCGCGTCGTCGGCACCCTCTCGGTCGAAGACGCGCTGGCGGGCGAGGCGGATTTCGATCCCGGGCTGCTGGCTCGCGCGAACCGCGGCATCCTCTACGTCGACGAGGTCAACCTGCTGGACGACCACCTCGTCGACGTGATCCTCGACTCCGCCGCGAGCGGCGTCAACACCGTCGAGCGAGACGGTATCAGCGTCTCTCACCCCGCGAGCTTTACCCTGATCGGCACGATGAACCCCGAGGAGGGGGAGCTGCGGCCCCAACTGCGGGATCGATTCGCCCTCCAGACCACCGTCGAGGGCTGTCGGGAGATCGATGACCGCGTCGAAATCATCGACCGCGCGCTCGAGGCCGACGGCGGCGCTGGCGGCGCTCCCGGTCCGCGAACGGAGTACGCCGACGAGGTCGAGACGCTGCGCGACGACCTCGCCGCGGCCCGCGATCGCCTTTCGAGCGTCGATCTCCCGCCCGATTTCAAAGCGGAGATCGCCGAACTCTGCCTCGAGGCCGGCGTCGACGGCCACCGCGGTGACGTGGCGACGGCTCGAACCGCCATGACGCTGGCCGCGCTCGAGGGCCGAGAGACCGTCATCGAGCCCGATATCCACGAGGCCGCGACGTACGCGCTCCCTCACCGCCTCCGGAGCACCCCCTTCGAGGACGAACCGGAGCTCGACGACCTGCTCGAGGACCGATTCGACGAGGGGTCGCCGGACGAGGGAGAGGGTGACAGCGAGAGCGACGCGGACGACGGTGACAGCGAGGACGGAGCGGACGGCACGGACGAGGAAACTGAATCGGAACCCGGCGACGGGGACGAACGCGGAGACGGCGGCGAGGGCGACGGCGGCGCGGACGGCGACGGCGAGAGCGACGAGGAGGGTTCCGACGGCGACGAGTCCGGAACCGGTGAGGACTCGAGTCCCGAACGGCGACCCGACGACGGCGAGCGACCGGCGTCGGCGAACCAGTCGCCCGCTGAAGCCGGTGACGGCGAGTCGGACGACGATTCGAGCGAACAAGATTCGGAATCGGACGAGTCGTCCGAGGACGGCGGGGACGATGGGGACGACGAAACCGCCCAGCCACTGGTCCCCGGCCAGCAGCGGGCCGGCGTCGGCGAGGCGCGGGCACCGGACCTCGAGACGCCGACGGCCGAACGCGGCGGGAGCGCGACGGCGACGGGGTCGCGGGCGAGCACGGCACCGAGTACGGACAACCGGGGCGCTCGGGTCCGCACCGAGCCCGCCTCGGGCGAGGGGGCGATCGACGCCGCGGCGTCGGTCCGATCGGCCGCGTCCCGGGGCGAGTCCCGCATCGAGGAGCGGGACCTCCGGCAGTTCGTCCGCACCGGCGAGACGTCGGTGACGATCGTCTTCGCCGTCGACGCCAGCGCGTCGATGCGGCCGGCGATGCGAACCGCGAAAGGCGTCGTCCTCGAGCTATTGCGCGACAGTTACGAACACCGGGATCAGGTCTCGTTCGTCGCCTTCGCCGGCGAGGACGCCGACGTCTTGCTCCCGCCGACCGACAGCGTCTCGCTGGCCGCTCGCCACTTGAAGGACCTCCCCTCGGGCGATCGGACGCCGCTGCCGGCCGGCCTCGAGACCTCGAGACGCGTCCTCGAGCGTGCCGACACCGACGCCTCTGTCGTCGTCCTCGTCACCGACGGGCGAGCGAACGTCGCCGACGGGAGCCCGACCGAGGCGACGCGAACCGCGGCTCGAGCGCTCGCGGCGGGGGACACTCGAGTGATCGTCGTCGACGCCGGCGACGACTCCCGCGCCGGCCTCTCGGCACTCGTCGCGAGCGAAACCGACGGCGAACTGGTCGACCTCGCCACCCTGTCGGCCGACGCCGTCAGAACGGCCGCCGAGCGTGCGGCCGACGAGACGGAGCGATAG
- a CDS encoding alpha/beta fold hydrolase, translated as MAELELDDGTIWYETTGDGPPLVFVHGGWMDGTTWEPQIEHFADDYRVVTLDVRGHGNTGVTEPDEYSIDLFTDDLEALLSRLEIERPILCGLSLGSMVVQEYLDRHSDDAAGAILGGAVRSMPPVEMPSGVKSFWSPMPALATSLSVSGSAGTFRSMLYSIQATTGERWLSVDPETRADAIDDVGDIPSAEFRKIFDALYRYDPPELSGIETPTLVVHGEQEAPLVKRQGRQIASAVADGTQLELAESGHLVNQDRPRAFNAAATDFLEDLPAA; from the coding sequence ATGGCAGAACTCGAACTCGACGACGGGACCATCTGGTACGAGACGACCGGTGACGGGCCGCCGCTCGTGTTTGTCCACGGCGGCTGGATGGACGGGACGACCTGGGAGCCACAGATCGAACACTTCGCCGACGACTATCGGGTCGTCACGCTCGACGTGCGGGGCCACGGCAACACCGGCGTGACGGAGCCCGATGAGTACTCGATCGACCTCTTCACCGACGACCTCGAGGCACTGCTCTCGCGACTCGAGATCGAACGGCCAATCCTCTGTGGGCTCTCGCTGGGGTCGATGGTCGTTCAGGAGTATCTGGATCGCCATTCCGACGACGCGGCGGGCGCGATTCTGGGCGGAGCAGTACGGTCGATGCCACCCGTAGAAATGCCGTCGGGAGTGAAATCGTTCTGGTCGCCGATGCCCGCGCTGGCCACGTCGCTGTCGGTCTCGGGGTCGGCGGGGACCTTCCGCTCGATGCTGTATTCGATCCAGGCGACGACCGGTGAGCGATGGCTGTCGGTCGACCCCGAGACCAGGGCCGACGCGATCGATGACGTCGGCGACATCCCGTCGGCCGAGTTCCGGAAGATCTTCGACGCGCTCTACCGGTACGATCCGCCCGAGCTATCCGGCATCGAAACGCCGACGCTCGTCGTCCACGGCGAGCAAGAGGCTCCGCTGGTCAAGCGACAGGGTCGACAGATCGCCTCGGCCGTCGCCGACGGCACGCAACTCGAGCTCGCGGAGTCGGGACACCTGGTCAATCAGGATCGGCCGCGAGCGTTCAACGCGGCGGCGACCGACTTTCTCGAGGACCTCCCCGCTGCGTAG
- a CDS encoding MaoC family dehydratase — translation MSSHCTDTDSVDSAPATEQWANISRHVFNSYVEANNVFLAAMGLTRPSEASATQPDVDTTTSTPAVEVAFGDENWVMERSTDDFDTLGVGDYVRFTKPIMDADVTAFAQVSGDTNRLHLEPEFAEATQFGGRIAHGTLVAGTISAALARLPGVTVYLSQDLEFAGPVRIGETATAECEIVEDLGGDRYRLHTAVVDEDDETVIDGEAVVIINELPDE, via the coding sequence ATGAGTAGTCACTGTACGGACACCGACAGCGTCGACTCCGCTCCAGCAACTGAGCAGTGGGCCAATATCTCGAGACACGTCTTCAACAGCTACGTCGAGGCCAACAACGTCTTCCTCGCCGCGATGGGGTTGACACGTCCGAGCGAGGCATCCGCCACCCAACCGGACGTGGACACGACGACATCGACGCCGGCCGTCGAGGTCGCGTTCGGCGACGAGAACTGGGTCATGGAACGGTCGACCGACGACTTCGATACCCTCGGCGTCGGCGACTACGTCCGATTCACGAAACCGATTATGGACGCCGACGTCACGGCGTTCGCACAGGTTTCCGGCGATACGAACCGGCTCCACCTCGAGCCCGAGTTCGCCGAAGCCACCCAGTTCGGTGGCCGGATCGCCCACGGGACGCTCGTGGCCGGCACCATCAGCGCCGCGCTGGCCCGCCTGCCCGGGGTAACCGTCTACCTCTCGCAGGACCTCGAGTTCGCAGGGCCGGTCCGAATCGGCGAGACAGCCACCGCCGAGTGTGAGATCGTCGAGGATCTCGGCGGCGATCGCTACCGGCTGCACACCGCGGTCGTCGACGAGGACGATGAGACGGTCATCGACGGCGAAGCCGTCGTCATCATCAACGAACTGCCCGACGAGTGA
- a CDS encoding PQQ-binding-like beta-propeller repeat protein produces the protein MTDDSRAVDGRFETAHSRRRILQAVGTATVATAGIAGCLGQRGTDEIPLANTGLEQTVPDGVAQFRRSLERWGYYPDATVPDEVEREWRLDRLNTGSHGAAKASAVPLPDGGIVFPGDTGYLVALDADGTERWRTGTDTDSRGIHGTPAIADGRAYVGAYDGVLYAIDLETGDIEWRNDLGDAIGSSPLYHDGTIVIAVEYYDPEGNTFVVDAEDGSIVWEEPEGRPTDHPHSTPAIDPDSGHLVCGSNDGNLYGWRYSDLSDLEFAWSFETEDRDDNNSEIKGPIATYDGGAYFGSWDHNVYRVNLEDGTEDWSFQTGNLVMSGPALDPELDTVFIGSHDGNLYALDAQSGERHWSFETDLAITGCPTVCDQRVLVGSKDTTLYALEKRTGEPIWEVDNDGVVTSTPRVIDGAIYYAERAPNPPEDDEDSSDEDIDTDGGGYKLVDAE, from the coding sequence ATGACAGACGATTCACGTGCCGTCGACGGGCGATTCGAGACGGCACACAGTCGGCGCCGAATACTCCAGGCCGTCGGCACTGCAACGGTTGCGACCGCCGGGATCGCGGGCTGTCTCGGGCAACGCGGTACGGACGAAATTCCACTGGCGAACACCGGACTCGAACAGACCGTTCCCGACGGCGTCGCCCAGTTCAGGCGCTCGCTCGAGCGGTGGGGGTACTATCCCGACGCCACGGTTCCCGACGAGGTCGAACGGGAGTGGCGGCTCGACCGACTCAATACGGGCTCCCACGGCGCCGCGAAGGCCAGCGCCGTCCCCTTACCGGACGGCGGTATTGTCTTCCCCGGCGATACGGGGTACCTCGTCGCGCTCGACGCCGACGGCACCGAGCGCTGGCGCACCGGGACGGACACCGACAGCCGCGGCATCCACGGAACCCCAGCGATCGCCGATGGCCGCGCGTACGTCGGTGCGTACGACGGCGTGCTCTACGCCATCGACCTCGAGACCGGCGACATCGAGTGGCGAAACGACCTCGGCGACGCCATCGGCTCGAGTCCGCTCTATCACGACGGCACCATCGTCATCGCCGTCGAATACTACGATCCCGAGGGCAACACGTTCGTGGTCGATGCCGAAGACGGATCGATCGTCTGGGAGGAGCCCGAGGGGCGGCCGACGGATCACCCGCACTCGACGCCGGCGATCGATCCCGACTCCGGCCATCTGGTCTGTGGATCGAACGACGGCAACCTGTACGGGTGGCGCTACTCCGACCTCTCCGACCTCGAGTTCGCCTGGTCGTTCGAGACCGAGGACCGAGACGACAACAACAGCGAGATCAAGGGACCGATCGCGACCTACGACGGCGGCGCCTACTTCGGCTCGTGGGATCACAACGTCTACCGGGTGAACCTCGAGGACGGCACCGAAGACTGGTCGTTCCAGACGGGGAACCTGGTGATGTCGGGGCCGGCGCTCGATCCCGAACTGGACACGGTCTTCATCGGGAGCCACGACGGCAACCTGTACGCGCTCGACGCGCAATCGGGCGAGCGACACTGGTCGTTCGAAACCGACCTCGCGATCACGGGCTGTCCGACCGTCTGCGACCAGCGGGTGCTCGTCGGCTCGAAGGACACGACGCTCTACGCGCTCGAGAAACGCACCGGCGAGCCGATCTGGGAGGTCGACAACGACGGCGTCGTCACGAGCACGCCGCGCGTGATCGACGGCGCCATCTACTACGCCGAACGCGCCCCGAACCCGCCGGAAGACGACGAAGACTCGTCCGACGAGGATATCGATACCGACGGTGGCGGCTACAAGCTCGTCGACGCCGAGTGA